From Diospyros lotus cultivar Yz01 chromosome 4, ASM1463336v1, whole genome shotgun sequence, a single genomic window includes:
- the LOC127800687 gene encoding late embryogenesis abundant protein 1, with protein MSSAQLNAGQTRSEAQAKTEELVNTAQNTADKACDKMADSSEEAQRGKEQSASFLQQTGEQVMSMAQGAIDGVKNTLGMNERSK; from the exons ATGTCGAGCGCCCAGTTGAACGCCGGTCAAACCCGAAGCGAGGCACAG GCCAAGACTGAAGAGCTGGTGAACACGGCCCAAAACACTGCGGACAAGGCCTGTGACAAGATGGCGGACTCCAGTGAGGAGGCCCAACGCGGGAAGGAACAAAGCGCTAGCTTCCTTCAACAG ACTGGAGAGCAAGTGATGAGCATGGCACAGGGTGCCATAGATGGTGTGAAGAACACACTTGGAATGAATGAGAGGAGCAAGTGa